A single Nicotiana tabacum cultivar K326 chromosome 5, ASM71507v2, whole genome shotgun sequence DNA region contains:
- the LOC107759685 gene encoding putative late blight resistance protein homolog R1A-3 encodes MTIISMLPKLEVLKLKKNAFADGENVGEDVWEVTEMGFPKLKFLLLEWLYLHYWRATDDYFPRLERIIIRSCFFIKEIPEGFADSMTLQLIELHQCSSSLVNSAKRIQKEQLENLGNDMLKVYAYDTISENIIQMKNQQREIWLKQIGALEPNVSIASFEDFTKSIGSNFRKN; translated from the exons ATGACAATCATTAGCATGTTGCCCAAACTCGAGGTGCTCAAATTGAAGAAGAATGCctttgcagatggcgagaatgTTGGAGAAGATGTCTGGGAAGTAACAGAGATGGGGTTTCCTAAATTGAAATTCTTGCTCCTTGAGTGGTTGTATCTTCATTATTGGAGAGCCACTGATGATTATTTCCCACGCCTGGAGCGTATAATTATCAGAAGTTGCTTTTTCATAAAAGAGATTCCTGAAGGATTTGCAGATAGTATGACATTGCAGCTAATTGAGTTACATCAATGTTCTTCTTCCCTTGTGAATTCTGCTAAACGGATCCAGAAAGAGCAATTAGAGAATTTGGGAAATGACATGCTTAAAGTTTATGCCTATGACACTATTAGTG AGAATATTATTCAGATGAAGAATCAGCAGAGGGAGATATGGTTGAAGCAGATTGGAGCGCTGGAACCTAATGTTTCTATTGCATCTTTTGAGGACTTTACCAAATCTATAGGGAGCAACTTCAGAAAAAACTGA